AACCCTTGACCCCTTAAAATTCCTGTGTACAGTGGGAGGAATACTGCATTATTTATTTGACAGAAAACTTGTCAcatatctttggaaagctgaAATTCTTGTGATTCAAATGATCTAAACTGTTTTAAGATACAATCAACACAGCAGGTACAATGTGtgtccttttcttttttttttcttttttatatatatttttattgttcaaagaaaaatgttaatatttgtaaagagattatattttacatttacaatccCTTCGCAGCCCACCCCGAACAAACTGCCTTATATGATATTCATAAACAGTAATAGTACAAAAGATGATGGATACAATAATAGTGATATCAATGATACAGTATTGAGCTAAAATTAGATAATAAAGATAAGTCTTAGTGAAACAATGGTAATGGGAGAGAAAAACCGCAGTCAGAAATGTGCCTCAGATACAGCAATACACGCAAATCCTTCATATTTACACATGTAAATACCTTGAGAAACATCAGGAGCACTTGTGCCGAAGCATTAAAGACCAAAGGTTTGTCATACAAAGAAGTGTGcgtaaaagaaataaaacaaaataataaaaaataacaattctaTAGTATCAATGTATATCTCACTACTCCCCAGGAAGTACATTTATGGTAGAGAAATAGGATAGCAAGGGTTGCCAAACATATGAGAATTTATTGGAGCGTCTAATGGAATATTTAATCTTTTCCAAATGCAAATATAGCATCAGATCCTGAAGCCAGTGCGATGCTTTAGGTGGGTTTGTGGATTTCCAATGTAAATGTGTGTCCTTTTCTAGACATTTTTTAGCCTTTTTCAGAAAATTTTAAGGGTTAAACTATAACAAAATCATTCTATGTTGTATGCAGATGAAAACAGTTATAATACTGATATACAGTGATTTAGCACCACATTTAACATTTGTCATTTATTTGGAAgcacattaaacaacattttagGATAaccttaaatgtttaaatataacAGATATTGCACTGATAAAAAATTAGCTCTGAGCTGTCAGGCAATGTTTAACGAAGCTGATTTGACTGGGTCATTGTGAAAGGCGTATGACCTGtaaacataaaacaaataaaatatcacGCAATGGTGCACAATCCTGCTTTCTctcttctttctctctctatgtCCTCGCAGGCATGACAAATGTGCTGCAATTTATCTGGGTCAAACACAAAGCCCCCAAATCCCCCCGCTCTTCGAGTAAACTGAGATAGGATGAGAGGAAAAGAGGGAACATGAGAAATAACTAAAACAGCCATAGAACACATtaagggggagagagagagagagagagagagagagagagagagagagagagagagagagagagagagaataagggAAAAcatatgtgtttgtgaagtCTGGATTCTAACACAGAAGTATCATCTGGATTGTTAGAAGGTAAGAGCCTTTATAATGTCTCATAATATTTAATTCAATATAGTGCAATATCTTATTAatctaaatattcatattttaaagtaaCTATGAAATGCAGGCGAGTTGGAAAACCCTTTCTTTAGtttcaaaatgtttaataaaaataaagataattaagttacaaaattattttggaCACATTGGTAGTAAAGACatgtattataataattatttaaatgtatcaGACATAAGACAATCTCTCAGATGTGATttaaatacactttaaaaaaaaaaaaaggttcctGAAAATGTTACTTAAAGCAATCTTTGTTTTGCTGTTTGGTTCCCTaaaaacctttaacatccacagaacCTTTCTGTTACATTAAAGGTTTTTTGTAGTGGAAAAGGGTTCTACAGAATATAGAAAGGTTTTTAAGAACCAAAAAATGGCATCACTGTGTGAGGAACCATTTTAAGAACCTATTTTTTATGTGTACAACAACATGAATGaatttttggcaaaaatggtGTACATAATAGAAAAGAATGATGCACGCATAGTCCTACACAACGGCACATCTTTCCAACAGaaaatatgcaactgttttacattaatgtttatatggtctctctctctctctctctctacacaTAAGCATACGATAACACACTTTAAGGAATCTCATCTACTCACCCCCTGCGGTATTGCTACAGCTGCAGATACTTAAAAAACAGCTTTACGCTGCACACACACATCATTAATTTTGCTCTATTACTCTTTTCTTTGTTCACAGTTTGTGCTTTTAGACTCGTGCTGTGTGTATCCACAATTCAGCATGGCTTTATGGAACTCAAAACTCAAATGGTTACTTCTGGTCCATCTATTAATGTCAGATGTGGTCTTTGCTAGAAGCCCACTCCCCCCAGGACCCCAAATAAACTTGAGGCCAGTCACTTCAAACATCTTCCCAAGTTTATCAGAGTCTGAAACGGTGGGGCTCACACGGGCAGAGAAGCCAAGGAATGAGAAAGTCGAATTAAAAGAAAAAGACGATATTCATCCCGCTCATCGGCTGGTCTTAGACCTCTCTGAATCTCTACAAGATCAGCTGCATCTCCAAAGCAATGCAAGCTGTGCAGAGCTCGCTGCTGGAGGCTGGaaaggaaatgttttctctcagGAGCTATTGGGGTTGGCAATGGTGCCTGTGTTGGTGTCGGCAGGATGTTCGATTGAGGCCCAGGCGTTGGTAGTGAAGCTCTACTCCGTGCTGGGCCGGGATGATACCCGTGAACTTTTGCAGGACGTACTGATGCTGATCAAAAGAGGAAAGGAGAGAGAATCGACGAACTATGCCTATCACACTTTCGGAAATGCAAGCCATATCCCATCCTTTCCTACTATACCAAGCCAAGAGTCACAGCATCATATGCAGGCTTTAATTTTTAACATTCACCAGCTAGCCGAAGTGGGAAAAACTGCAGATAAGTTAAAAGACGAAGTTAGGCCTTGCAAAGGTTGGGTGAGGGTGAAGGGCACACAGTTACTGGGACAAGCTGCAGAACAGAGCGGGACATTGCGTCTTTCAGAGGCGCAGAAGGCTTGTCGACGCTTAGGTCTCCACTGTGCAGGTGTGACCCAAGACGGCAATCACAATCCTGGATATTATCGCGTTATCCTAAGGCCTGGTAGCCGAGTAGTGCCTTCATCATTCTCGGAAAGCTGGATTCAGAATTGCGAGACGGCGCATGTACGTTGGCGTAGAACTACGGTGCCTCGGCATAACTGCGTAAACCAAAAAGAGCAGCAGGTGTATACAGTGGTGGAGTGGATCCCTGCAGTATCTACTCTTTATAATCTGGGAACGGCTGTTTATTACGCTACGGTTAACTGCTATGACACTGCAAAAGAAAGAGCGATCCTAAGTACTGTGGATCTGGGCACAGACGCCCTCATGGCTGTGACTGGGGGAACCGCAGGGGTTGCCGGTTACGCATTAGGTGCTGGTTTGAAAACTAGTGTGAAGGCAGGGGTTAAATACCTCCTTAACAACATGAAAGAGGAAGATGACCTTGTTATGAATCAGAACAGCTGGGAGGATGGAACTCTCGACACCTCACAGTAAAAGGACAAACAGGAAGAATAGACCGGACCAGGACAATAGCACTGCTCCAGTGCAACACTGTACAAAGAAAACACAGGCAGTAAATCATGTTTAGGAGTACATGTTATCATACAGTGTGCACAGTGATATTCACAATGTCAATCCTGTAAAGATATGTAtagtaaaaacaaacaatattgaAGGTGAAATCAAAAAGATGTTTCACTTATCGTTTACTCTTTTGCTTTAGGGTAaagagggggagagagagagagagagagagagagagagagagagagagagagagagagagagagagagagaatttattttatttgcagtagtacttcatccatcacccagcaccttagcttaattgcaccttaatgtttgttaatattgtgttattgtatgtttctcgttttatgtataatgctttggcaatattgtaagtgacacaatcatgccaataaagttctttaaattgaaattgaaattgaattgagagagagagagagagagagagagagagagagagagagagagagagagagagagagagagaaagaaagagagagacagatgaTCTCTTATTAGCTTGCATGACCTGCATGATCAGCTTTAACATAGCGGCAGTCATTATTTTGTGACAGTCATCTTGGATTTAACTGTTCAAAATAGACAGGTACCAAGAAACAGGGGTTACATTGCATTTTGTATTATTGGAGATTTCAATATCCACCATCATATGAGTATGCATCAATTGAcacgtttttattttaaaccttgatttaattgttttatattgtataatgcaaatacattttaataaactaTTGTTATAGTTACACTTAATCGTATGGACACTGTTTTTTCCTTAATATTTTCCATTACTAGTTTTTGAAAATACAATTGTATTTTTggtataaatgtttgtaaatgCAAACCTTTTTCTGTGCATTGattaaaattacaaataaaaaacagcaaatgAATTTACCTGTTGCACATGTTGATCTCGAAAATTGTATGACTATGTAAATTGTTGCGGTACGTCACTTTCACTTCGTCATTTCTTGGAAGGTTAGCAGGCAAGCCTAGAGTTTCGTTTCTACTGCTGCTGTTCCTTTAACACCCCTCTGCTGTGTAAGGAATGATTGGCGGGCACTTTACCAATCGCCTTATTCGCTTTCTGCATACTTAAATAGGCGGGACTAATAAATGATTGGGTGAGCGCTTTCAACTTTATTCGGTGCTGCGCAAACTGATCAGCATATGATaataaagtaccgcgagaacgattaaAAAGCACGgactttgaatcgctctcgcggtactttgatttcatacgctGATTAGCCTACGCGGTGCCGCATGATATCGAATACACCTAGTGGTAGAAGTGCCTCACATCATGAAAGAGACAGCAGAGGGAGGTTCTTTAAAAAGCCGATGGTTTCCTGCGAAATGCTGAACGTGTGTTTATTTACCCGTCAGATGTTTTCCATTCGCGATACATGAAGACGTGCTGTACGATTTTCTAGCCTGTATGCGTGCAAAAAAGACTTCCAGAGCCACAATTTGACTTCGCTTGAAGAATAGACGATTGGCCCAAGTAAGTCTGCAATGGATTGTTTTGAATTATATGACAACTATGTGCGACGAGTCACTCAACACTGTGAACTTACTGTTAAACCTGTGTGTTAGAGATTGTAAGTTGGCAGTATAGTAAATATATCGCATTCATTGTCATTACCGAGCTCTCAAACTATGTCTTTGCAGTAGAGGTTTACTTTTTCCAATGAGACCAAGTTTTTTCACGGTTCGTTGGGGGTGTGTTGTGAGATCTATAGGTTGATCTTGCACATTAGGCTACTATATATGTGAGGTTGAGAGCAGGTGGGGGCCTCGTGCATACAAGCAGTCACCTTGCGTCAGTGATAAAGGATTAAAGTTtataatttttgtcaaatcataaatatgtatatacatttgaacaaaatgtCATATCTACTCTATTGTTTACCTTTGCAAATACGATATTCTGTTAtatctgaataaaaaaaatgaatgtttaatgttcatacGCAGTACTTTTCATACTTCTTAAAAGGGGAAAACTAAAAAAAGTGAATATATGCTCCAGAGTCGTGTGCTATATGATAACTTTGTTTGAGGAACAGAATGAGGtttaaatcattaaatttttgtgaacaTACTGTAAAGGCTTAAAGTGCATTTAATCTATACTTTTCTTTATCAATATGTATGTTTTATGAGTGCATATAAGTTGAATGACTTTAAGAGATTAATAAACATGACCTAAAATGTCTATTATGTTTGTAGAATGGCGCAGTGGCAAAAAGTACAGCAGCTGGATTTAGTGTATCAACAAAGGTTTTATGATCTGTACAGCGGTGATGAATTTCCTATGGATGTCAGACATTACCTAGCACACTGGATTGAGGGCCAGGACTGGTAAGCTTTAAGTACCTGCATGAGGAACTAGTAAAACCTGCAGTGCTGCCTGAAAACAGTTTGTTTATACCAAGGTTGTCACGTCTCACAGTACAAAAGGAAATTAATCAATACACTTCAATTTCTTTAGAAATATGTAATGCCAGGTATAactaataatgtttattttttcaaGTAAAAAGTTAggttaatatttgtattaaactAAATATATCCTTTGATAGTTTCTAAAATAAGTAAACATTTCTTCTAGTGTGTCTGAGTTTTTATTTAACCCTCAAACTCTGTGGATCCACCGGTGGGTCCAAAACTGCATagtcaaatttataaaaaaaagttgttgagcacaaagttttctgtaaaatattttttttatcaaattactCCTAAGTATGTGGGTAGATGACTCCTTTTCAATTCAGACATGCCTAATTTTACAAATATTCTAATTATACTCCAGAGCATTTAGTAAGAAGTAACAAATATGAATTACAAATATAACAAATATTACCTATATGTGGCCCAGTCTGTGAAAAACTagcctttttttgtgattgacTGTTTTCTAAACACAAGTTCAAAGATTTGCACGAGTAGATTACACACGCAAACTCGCGCGGGGAGTTGCGAATGATGCAAATTGGGCGGTGAGATTGTGCAAAAATGCGTGTTATTCGCCTCAACCGCGTCTTTgtacaagttgaaaatgttcaactcaagaaaaaaatttgcatgacacgaatttaaatcccgcgagtaatctagtgCGAAGAACGAAATGctttgtgtttggtgtgtacacagcATTGATGTAAAATCAACGATTGAAATAAAAATTTATTCTAgataatgattataaaacgcaATAGGCAGCAGCGTTGTACACTGCAAATTCATAGATCTGATCtgatattttgttaataaaaaatgaGATGCCGTTCATCATGGGTTTATGTGTGTTATAGGAATCGTGCCTTTCGGGACTCCTCCCATGCAGTGCTCCTGTTTCAGGTGCTTTTGGAGAATCTGGACAACCAGTACAGTCGTTTCGCTCAAGATAGAGATTTCCTGCTGCAGAGTAGTTTTAGACGCTACAAACAATACTTTCAGGTCAGTTGACCTTTTGCACCTCTTCTTGACCAAAGTATACGTTACATTCTGAACAAGTTTAACCAATGACGAGCGGCTGTGTAATGATGGATCATATTTGCTGGTCTACAGAAGTTTCAAGAGGTACCGCATGATCTTGCTGCTATCATCAACTGGTTCCTGACCAAAGAGAAGGATATCTTAAATGAAGCAGAGCTTGTACAGAAAGTAAGTAACTGAAAACCTCTTTAACATCTTCATCATATACAAATCAAAACTACGATCTTTTGAATCTATCTTTTTCACCACTGTGTCTCAGGCGCAGACATTGAACGTTCACCCAGCTGTGCTGGAGCCGGAAAGCCAGAGTGAAATGGAAAAGAAATTAAGAGAGTTCAAGAAGAAAacagaggtgtgtgtgtgtactgtttgttattttgtgtgcatgcatgtgtttgtTCAAGTCAAAGGAATGGCCCGTGATTCAGAATGAATCATCTCAATGATTCTTTTGGCAGGTGATGGAGCACAACATAAGATGTTTGGAGGAACAACAAGACGAGTTTGATTTCAAATTCAAGACAAGCCAAATGGACTGTAAGACCCCAaacaatattttatttcacactgTCTCTCGCACTTCTAACTGATGGACTTACTTTGTGTGCATATGTCCATGTTGTTTAGCTGGCACAACAGAAGAAGATCAGCTGGTGCTTCAGAAGATGCTCAACACACTTGATAGGGCCAGAAAGGTATGCGCATTTACTGTGTATGCAATTGTATGTACACTTGTTTTGGTAGTGTGGTGCACGGCTGGGCGAAAATGTAGTTTCAAAATAATCAAGGATTGCATACATACAGGTAACCAACTAAACGAAAGAaagattatttaatcattttcaTGTGCACtcatttaacaaaacaaaaattcgTAGAAGTGTATCTAGGTAGATAGATGTTTTTGGATAATTTATGTCCATTGTCTTATTTGATCCTTCTCTTATTTATCTCAGAACTTCCTGTCCGACATCTTGAATATGTTGAACACTGCCGATCAACTTTGCTTAGTGCTCATAGACAAGGAACTGGTGGACTGGAAGCGGAGGCAACAGATATCCTGCATTGGTGCTCCAGATAATACAAGCTTGGAACAGTTAGAGAAATGGTAATTCGGAAAATTGCATTTCTTTTAGCTATGGTCTCTATGAAGATCCAATTCTAAGCTTTTATTGGTCCTTTTCTAGGTTCACTCAAACGATAGAGTGTATGTTCAGTCTGTTGAAGTTCTTGGAAAAGCTTGATGAGCTGCATGGGAAGTTGACCTACGTTAATGACCCCATACCCAAGCAAAAAACTCCCTTAAAGGAACAAACTGAAGCTGTGCTGACCCACCTGCTGAAAAAGTACACTTAGACGCACGCATACACAACATAATTGTTGTATTGTTGACCTTGCTGCATGAATGTTAAATgtttatgtatgtttttttagtgCATTTGTGGTGGAGTCTCAGCCAACCATGCCGCAAGGTCGAGGACCACTGGTGCTGCGCACAAATGTCCAGTTCTCAGTCAAAGCCAGGTCAGATTCTAACATTGCACAACACATTACAAACCACCTGTCACATTATAGCAATAAcgttgtttaatgtttattagtcTGTATGGGTTGTATTGCAACGGGTTCAAACATCAAGGACATTGGAAAGCTTGTTCATTTTTGCATATTGTCCTGTACATGACCCTACAAGTTTTAAAGAAATAAGTGCACAGAAAATTTTAGGgcaaaatcttttttatttccTGAGGCGGTCCTCGTTTTAAAGTCTTGTTTTTAATCTTTGTTCGTGCAAATGATTCTTTGTTTTTGTTCCATTCCTGTACATAATTTATGCCTGGGGTGGGTGGGATGACTCAGTACTGAGGAATTTTTTTTCTCAGCGACAAGCCTTGTAATTTCAAGATAAAAGAACAGTTTGTTCTGAAAACAGAATGTCGAGTGAGTTTTACACTAGAAACCATAAAAACATGTGGGCAGAAAACAttgtccgtttatgaaaatcAAAGCTGTTTTTTCACATTTCTAATTTTTCTGATTGAAAGACTGGTTACCTGaaacattgtttatatatcagcacatttttatatcattaaatttATTTTGTTACTCCACTGTCCAGATTCTTGTATAAAGTTCCTGAGCTCAACCATGTTATGAAGGTGAAagtctccattgacaagtaagaTATCCGTCTTTATTTCTCACTTTGTTtaatcaaatgtgtttttttatctttaagaGTGAGATTTACATGATCATATGTTTGTTTGTTGGTTAGATTTGAGTGGTTTGTTGTGACTTTTTAATGCATTGAAGGAATAGTCTATccattttccatattaaactacgttattaccttaactaagaagagttgatccatccctctatcatctgtgtgcatgcatgtaaGCGCTGTGGCACACTGCaccacttcgatagcatttagcttagccccattcattcaatggtaccaaacagagataaagttagaagtgaccaaacacatcaacgtttttcctatttaagacgagtagttatatgAGCAAGTATGGTGGtgcaaaataaaacgtagcgcttttctaagcggatttaaaagaggaactatattttatggcggaatagcacttttgggagtacttcgactcgcctgaaaaatccgctccccttctccctcgcataatgggagagggagagtgttactgcgccgagtcgaagtactcccattagtgctattccgccataaaactaagatgatagaggtatgtatcaactcttcttagttaaggtaataacatagtttaatatggaaaatgtatagactattcctttatgGGAGCGTGTACTCCAAAGCGTTTATGCCCGCAGCTGGCTTCATTCATGACtggcctcacattcacccattcactcactcattcataTACAATTATTATGGTATTTGTACATTATCATGTACAGTAGtgaccaaccctgttcctggagatctactgtcctgcaaagttcagctccaaccccaatcaaacacacctaaacCTGGCAATCAAGCATTTCAGGGCTACCTAAAAATTTGAGTCAAGTGTGTTGAAGTTGGGTTGgaactaaaatatgcaggaGGGTAGATCTTTAGGAACAGGGTTGGTCACCCCTGCTCTAATATAATCCATTATTGTGATAATGCTGCAATAAAAGTCCTAGCAATTACCATAACAAAAGTCAATATAATTAAGAACCACActcataaataaatacaaattatataaaaagctTGAGTATTTaagaaattaaatgaaatattaaattaatcTATACATTATATTTAAATGACTTAGAAACAGCTGAATATGCAGCTGAGTTCGTCAGTTatgactagggctgggtatcgattcagatgttccagatcaatTCGATtttgattcacaagctatcaaatcgattcgatttcgattctcaaTCCGATTTTCAATTGCAATTCTCGACTCGATTTTTATACCCGATTCtcaattcaactcaatgaatatagattaaatagaatattatattatattagaatatattagaaattacaatgtttgcgaaaataaaatgggaaaaagagaatcgattttgaatcaaccacagaaaacatgtttttgacCAGCCCTAGTTATGACCGGACACTTACTTTCCCTATAAATGGGGAAATAATAACCTCTAAATTAAGCAcaataattaatttataaaaaattgatTGATTGGTAAGTtgcagaatttttatttttactgttgTCCGTATCAGCGCTGCTTTTAGGCAAAAGCAGTTCATAAATTGAGGACATTGAAATGGATATAAAGTTTGTAATAAAACTACTGTTAGTgtcaggatttactaaagattaagtaaaatgtaaactttgtAAAATGGAATGGACAGTGGTTTTTACGAGTTTCTCTTTCAGaggtaaaaatttttttaaacgaATAACGCAGCGTGATTGACTAAAGTTTGCGCTCGTCATTTTAGTGGTATTTGCATCAATATTTAACACccaaaaagcatgtcttaaattgCATCAGCCATTATGCAAATGACGCATTGCACCTGTGTTCTTTCAAGTGCGCCTTTCGTATTTAAATTTCCACTCCCGTCTgcgtttttcttttcttttttttgaaaTTGTGCTCTTACACTCATTTGCAagccctgtttagtaaatcttgGTATGTTAAACAACCCATATGCAAGGGTTGTGTTAAAACATTCTGAATCTTGACTTATTGATAGAAAGAATGTTACTATTATTTCAGAGAAATGTGTGTTATGTTATATAGAATTATTAACAGTATTATTGCCCACTGTAATAATGTTATGCTAATTATTTATCACAACATTttttaatgaagtttatttaactaaattcgggaggagcatggtcatgtgacCCAACCAACCAGTGCGAAGATATATGCTTCATCTCATTCCCTAATGATTATTGTTAAtggtagcctggttagccagacctacatcaagatgtaaggtctggcaactcttcacacaaacggctcaatgcaaggggcgggatataaggttgtccctcaaaatgcctctgcacgcaataggatagcgctatgaccaatcagagcaacgaagaaggtgacgtagttaccgtaaccagtcggcaaaactccaaacacatatttcttgcttaaaaaggacttcagtagggttatttgctcttctctcaaagaaaaacataagtctaagtgctccagagtcgcggccaaagcggcttcaaaagaaagctgttctccagcagcagcagccattctttgttttcaagtaggaaccgttgcagctctgtcgtcatcatgttaagcccgccccacagacgctacacacgatgtgattggcctgaccaaattttggtttttggagctgttaagtgtattgtgagtgcctagactaaaccctggcagcaaatatattttgcagccgctagggtgcgtctagatttctaggctatgTTAATGGGATATAACTTGTGAATTGTATATTAGTATAAATAAAGATCGTGAGTGATTAGTGAATAAGATACTATAATATATTGTGTGCAAAAGTTGTTCAACTGTAAATTTTTTTGCACTTGAATTCTCATATTGTCTCTGTCTCTTGCACTCTTTGATTCAGGGATGTTGGAAAAGTAAAAGGGTAAGTCTGTCCATACACATACACTGACACACAtacttatttttcttttttcatattttgcaAGCTGGAGAAATGGTCTTGGCAGGCTGACCACAAATAAACAAGATGTTCTTAAGAGATAGATAGGTGTGCTATAGTTATTGCTCCTTACTCTGTAGAGAAAAATAATTTGGCTagttatttgttatttaaataattattaaaaatcaCCTAGATAATAATCATGTTTAGTATGTTAGTTATGGAAATCAGatgcatgcaaatgtttttgaggaaaatataACTGCATACCTTTAAGCCATCAATATAGCTGCCAGTTGAAATGTGCAGGATCCTTGTGTACTGTTTAAAGTATGTCACACAGTTATGCAATATCATAAAAGGTGTAATTTGTTCTAGCACACGTCTGTAACCACAAACACTGAACTTGGCAC
This Paramisgurnus dabryanus chromosome 7, PD_genome_1.1, whole genome shotgun sequence DNA region includes the following protein-coding sequences:
- the apof gene encoding uncharacterized protein apof — translated: MALWNSKLKWLLLVHLLMSDVVFARSPLPPGPQINLRPVTSNIFPSLSESETVGLTRAEKPRNEKVELKEKDDIHPAHRLVLDLSESLQDQLHLQSNASCAELAAGGWKGNVFSQELLGLAMVPVLVSAGCSIEAQALVVKLYSVLGRDDTRELLQDVLMLIKRGKERESTNYAYHTFGNASHIPSFPTIPSQESQHHMQALIFNIHQLAEVGKTADKLKDEVRPCKGWVRVKGTQLLGQAAEQSGTLRLSEAQKACRRLGLHCAGVTQDGNHNPGYYRVILRPGSRVVPSSFSESWIQNCETAHVRWRRTTVPRHNCVNQKEQQVYTVVEWIPAVSTLYNLGTAVYYATVNCYDTAKERAILSTVDLGTDALMAVTGGTAGVAGYALGAGLKTSVKAGVKYLLNNMKEEDDLVMNQNSWEDGTLDTSQ